A window of the Alnus glutinosa chromosome 4, dhAlnGlut1.1, whole genome shotgun sequence genome harbors these coding sequences:
- the LOC133866805 gene encoding probable beta-1,4-xylosyltransferase IRX9H, which yields MASIRRTLSPYHDRSYQNGGSPYSPKLFSSPRHPSRMPELAARLRRLLGYPQRKGQHGRRRAFFYRCLLFFFLGFLLGLAPFGHVNDGDDGDISVRRDNFSFEIKPPLVNEQLKTTQNDVVSADEKREALVSAVSLGLRFDLVPRKQLIVVTPTYDRPLQAYSLNRLGHVLRLVPPPLLWIVVEANAASMETAEILRKTGVMYRHLVCARNSTNVKDRGVHQRNTALEHIERHRLDGVVYFADDDNIYSLELFHSLREISRFGTWPVAMLAQSKNKAVLEGPVCNGSQVIGWHTNEKSKRLRRFHVDMSGFAFNSTILWDPKRWRRLTSVPIRQLDIVKEGFQETTFIEQVVEDESQMEGIPPGCSRIMNWHLHLEARHFFYPRGWLLQKNLDVVIPFK from the exons ATGGCGTCGATCCGCCGGACTTTATCGCCGTATCACGACCGGTCGTACCAGAACGGCGGGAGTCCGTACTCGCCGAAGCTCTTCTCCAGCCCAAGGCATCCCTCGCGGATGCCGGAGTTAGCCGCCCGACTCCGGCGACTCCTCGGATATCCGCAGCGGAAAGGTCAGCACGGCCGGCGAAGAGCGTTCTTCTACAGGTGCTTGTTGTTCTTCTTCTTAGGGTTTCTGCTAGGTCTAGCGCCGTTCGGCCACGTCAATGACGGCGACGACGGGGACATTAGCGTCCGCCGAGACAACTTCTCCTTCGAGATCAAGCCCCCTCTCGTCAACGAGCAGCTGAAAACGACGCAGAACGACGTTGTCTCGGCCGACGAAAAGCGCGAAGCCCTAGTCAGCGCGGTGAGCTTAGGCCTGAGGTTCGATTTGGTGCCGAGGAAGCAGCTGATCGTGGTGACGCCGACGTACGACCGGCCGCTCCAGGCATACTCCCTGAACCGGCTGGGTCACGTGCTGCGACTCGTGCCGCCGCCGCTTCTGTGGATCGTGGTGGAGGCGAACGCGGCGTCGATGGAGACCGCGGAGATACTGAGGAAAACCGGAGTGATGTACAGGCACTTGGTGTGCGCTCGCAACTCCACCAATGTGAAGGACAGGGGCGTCCATCAGAGGAACACGGCGTTAGAGCACATTGAGCGCCACAGGCTCGACGGCGTCGTTTATTTTGCCGACGATGATAACATATATTCGCTTGAGTTGTTTCACAGCTTGAGAGAAATCAG CCGGTTTGGTACTTGGCCTGTTGCTATGCTTGCACAAAGCAAAAACAAGGCCGTATTGGAGGGTCCAGTCTGCAACGGGAGTCAAGTAATTGGATGGCACACAAATGAGAAAAGTAAGAGACTTCGAAGGTTTCACGTTGATATGTCAGGATTTGCTTTCAACAGTACAATCTTGTGGGATCCCAAGCGATGGAGACGCCTCACTTCGGTTCCAATTCGACAATTAGACATAGTGAAGGAGGGTTTCCAG GAGACCACATTTATAGAGCAAGTggtggaagatgaaagtcaAATGGAAGGTATACCGCCTGGTTGTTCAAGGATAATGAACTGGCATCTTCATTTGGAAGCTCGTCATTTTTTTTATCCCAGAGGCTGGCTGCTTCAGAAAAACCTCGATGTTGTCATCCCATTTAAGTGA